A genomic segment from Streptomyces sp. NBC_01233 encodes:
- a CDS encoding sigma-70 family RNA polymerase sigma factor — MSLSPALPHTDPEALAELQRDHGRALFGFLLGLTAGDAQRAEDLVQETLVRVWQHPEALASGHDSMRPWLFTVARRLAIDARRARLSRPLEVEAEGLEQAPAPEDAVSGSVTAIDVRRAVGSLGQEHREVLMQVYFRDRSVAEAAAELGIPAGTVKSRTHYALRALRKGLQGYGYGLGA; from the coding sequence GTGTCGCTCTCCCCCGCCCTCCCGCACACGGACCCCGAGGCGCTGGCCGAACTCCAGCGCGACCACGGGCGTGCCCTGTTCGGTTTCCTGCTCGGCCTCACCGCAGGGGACGCCCAGCGCGCGGAGGACCTCGTACAGGAGACCCTCGTACGGGTCTGGCAGCACCCGGAGGCCCTGGCCAGCGGGCACGACTCCATGCGGCCGTGGCTGTTCACGGTGGCCCGGCGGCTCGCCATCGACGCCCGTCGGGCCCGGCTGTCACGGCCGCTGGAGGTGGAGGCGGAGGGGCTGGAGCAGGCGCCCGCCCCCGAGGACGCGGTGTCCGGCTCGGTCACGGCGATCGACGTCCGGCGGGCCGTGGGGTCCCTGGGGCAGGAGCACCGCGAGGTGCTGATGCAGGTCTACTTCCGGGACCGGTCGGTGGCGGAGGCCGCCGCCGAGCTCGGCATCCCGGCCGGTACCGTCAAGTCCCGTACGCACTACGCCCTTCGCGCCCTGCGGAAGGGCCTGCAGGGGTACGGCTACGGCCTCGGCGCCTGA
- a CDS encoding CapA family protein encodes MTKRTRPQAVALLSALLLSAAAAGCSGTGTPAPARLGNTDGPAPSSAAGSPAGKGFTLVASGDVLPHTSVIQRASDDADGDGYDFRPMFSGVRPVVSAADLAVCHMETIYGEEGGPFSGYPAFKSPPEVADGLKDAGYDGCSTASNHTLDDGAAGLRRTLDRFDKVGLKHAGSARTAAEAATVTTYTAGSAKVAHLAYTYDTNGYPLPEGQPWAVNLMKQDKIIADARAARKAGADVVLVSVHWGTEWQTEPDETQLSLGKALTASQTGGRPDIDMILGTHAHIPQPYEKVNGTWIIYGMGDQVAGEMFNYTGARDMRGNYGSIGRFAFAPPAAAGQRWQVTKAEFVPQMMDLSAGRVVNLARPSDRDDHESAREDIIEAVLSRGAAKDGLTLAQ; translated from the coding sequence ATGACCAAGCGAACCCGGCCCCAGGCGGTCGCCCTCCTGTCGGCCCTCCTCCTGTCCGCGGCCGCCGCCGGATGCTCGGGCACCGGTACCCCCGCACCGGCCCGTCTCGGCAACACCGACGGACCGGCCCCCTCCAGCGCCGCCGGATCCCCGGCCGGCAAGGGCTTCACCCTGGTCGCGAGCGGAGACGTACTGCCGCACACCTCCGTCATCCAGCGCGCGTCGGACGACGCGGACGGGGACGGCTACGACTTCAGGCCGATGTTCTCCGGCGTCAGGCCCGTGGTCTCCGCGGCCGACCTGGCCGTCTGCCACATGGAGACCATCTACGGGGAGGAGGGCGGGCCGTTCTCCGGCTACCCGGCCTTCAAGTCCCCGCCGGAAGTCGCCGACGGGCTGAAGGACGCCGGGTACGACGGCTGCTCGACGGCCTCGAACCACACCCTCGACGACGGGGCCGCGGGGCTGCGGCGCACGCTGGACCGCTTCGACAAGGTCGGTCTGAAGCACGCCGGTTCGGCCCGCACGGCGGCCGAGGCGGCCACGGTGACCACGTACACGGCGGGCTCCGCCAAGGTGGCGCACCTCGCGTACACCTACGACACCAACGGCTACCCGCTGCCCGAGGGCCAGCCCTGGGCGGTCAACCTGATGAAGCAGGACAAGATCATCGCGGATGCGCGGGCCGCCCGGAAGGCGGGCGCGGACGTGGTGCTGGTGAGCGTGCACTGGGGCACGGAGTGGCAGACCGAGCCGGACGAGACCCAGCTCTCGCTCGGCAAGGCGCTGACCGCCTCGCAGACCGGCGGCCGGCCGGACATCGACATGATCCTCGGCACGCACGCGCACATCCCGCAGCCCTACGAGAAGGTCAACGGGACCTGGATCATCTACGGCATGGGCGACCAGGTCGCGGGCGAGATGTTCAACTACACGGGCGCCCGCGACATGCGGGGCAACTACGGCTCGATCGGCCGCTTCGCCTTCGCCCCGCCGGCTGCCGCCGGGCAGCGCTGGCAGGTCACCAAGGCCGAGTTCGTGCCGCAGATGATGGACCTGTCCGCCGGCCGGGTCGTCAACCTCGCACGGCCCTCCGACCGGGACGACCACGAGAGCGCCCGGGAGGACATCATCGAGGCCGTGCTCAGCCGCGGCGCCGCCAAGGACGGCCTCACCCTCGCCCAGTAG
- a CDS encoding bestrophin-like domain, which translates to MSEWLVLSLAMAAACAVVLSIAFFNHRRIGEDDDPNETPDVIEYMTMMIGVIYAIVLGLAIAGVWEGRGAAQEYVRQEAQALHEISVRSEVYPAEVRKKIRSDVDAYVTYVVDTEWKEMADHGDLTDRGGELLERIRRDVTDYEPQTDHEGQAYQPLVDQVAVADDARSARGQSAGATMPGVVWFGLIAGALVTVGLIFTLQIRRSFRELLLAGLFSALIAFLLFLIWDFDAPFGRGIAATAEPFLAQFPHLDLGG; encoded by the coding sequence TTGTCGGAATGGCTCGTCCTGTCCCTCGCGATGGCCGCGGCCTGTGCCGTGGTGCTGTCCATCGCCTTCTTCAATCACCGCCGGATCGGCGAGGACGACGATCCGAACGAAACCCCGGACGTCATCGAATACATGACGATGATGATCGGCGTGATCTACGCGATCGTGCTCGGCCTGGCGATCGCCGGCGTCTGGGAGGGCCGCGGCGCCGCCCAGGAGTACGTGCGCCAGGAGGCGCAGGCCCTGCACGAGATCAGTGTCCGCTCCGAGGTCTACCCGGCCGAGGTGCGCAAGAAGATCCGGTCCGATGTCGACGCGTACGTGACGTACGTGGTGGACACCGAGTGGAAGGAGATGGCCGACCACGGCGACCTCACGGACCGCGGCGGCGAGCTGCTGGAACGTATCCGCCGGGACGTCACCGACTACGAGCCGCAGACCGACCACGAGGGGCAGGCGTACCAGCCGCTGGTCGACCAGGTCGCGGTGGCGGACGACGCCCGCAGTGCGCGCGGCCAGAGCGCCGGGGCCACCATGCCGGGGGTGGTGTGGTTCGGGCTGATCGCGGGCGCCCTGGTGACGGTGGGGCTGATCTTCACGCTACAGATCAGGCGGTCGTTCCGGGAGCTGCTGCTGGCCGGTCTGTTCAGCGCGCTCATCGCGTTCCTGCTGTTCCTGATCTGGGACTTCGACGCGCCCTTCGGGCGGGGCATCGCGGCCACCGCGGAACCCTTCCTCGCGCAGTTCCCGCACCTGGACCTCGGCGGTTGA
- a CDS encoding class F sortase — protein MGEDETGQSRKRSPWGVLALVMLTGLAMVRNGVDVGGGPPQPTAASAVAVTADQLPANPPLPPAGMEVLEHSSVQRIRIPTINVDAPVMTVGLDAQGWIDAPPPQDRNLAGWYLNGISPGQRGSAVIVGHVDNAQGPAVFYGLGSVKPGNRIEVARYDGRTAVFEVYGVEVFSKEAFPGARVYGDTGHPELRVITCGGGYSKARGYDGNVVVFARMVEAR, from the coding sequence ATGGGCGAGGACGAGACCGGGCAGTCGCGCAAACGCTCACCGTGGGGCGTACTCGCCCTGGTCATGCTCACCGGCCTCGCCATGGTGCGGAACGGGGTGGACGTCGGCGGCGGACCGCCCCAGCCCACCGCGGCCTCTGCCGTGGCGGTGACGGCCGACCAGCTGCCGGCGAATCCGCCGCTGCCGCCCGCGGGCATGGAGGTGCTGGAACACTCGTCGGTGCAGCGCATCCGGATTCCCACGATCAACGTGGACGCGCCGGTGATGACGGTCGGGCTGGACGCGCAGGGCTGGATCGACGCCCCGCCGCCGCAGGACCGCAATCTCGCCGGCTGGTACCTGAACGGCATCTCGCCGGGCCAGCGCGGCTCGGCGGTGATCGTGGGCCACGTGGACAACGCGCAGGGCCCGGCGGTCTTCTACGGCCTGGGCTCCGTCAAGCCGGGCAACCGCATCGAGGTGGCGCGGTACGACGGGCGCACGGCCGTGTTCGAGGTCTACGGCGTGGAGGTGTTCTCCAAGGAGGCCTTCCCCGGAGCCCGGGTGTACGGGGACACCGGGCACCCGGAACTCCGGGTGATCACGTGCGGCGGCGGCTACTCGAAGGCCCGGGGCTACGACGGCAACGTGGTCGTCTTCGCCCGCATGGTGGAGGCCCGCTGA
- a CDS encoding polysaccharide deacetylase family protein — MKNDEPTVGRRALLRTAVFLGVAAAAGLVSSGGEGGTPGTPGLPRPGGAAGAGGAPGGAAGPGPNPAAGAPGAAFPQGLPEKAYRLRPMTSDTPARPGAVKPAVRTRPILELPADATTASAMVLTFDDGPDPRYTPGILDTLARYGVRAMFFVCGEMAAENPNLLRRMVAEGHVIGNHTWTHPLIPKLSRPALASEIGRTSEVVQQTVGEAPVWFRAPYGAWNRAAFEIGAELGMEPLAWTVDTLDWKEPGTGTIISRVLGGAGPGVIVLSHDAGGNRSQSVQAISSYLPQLLARGYRMTLPVLPPR; from the coding sequence ATGAAAAATGACGAGCCGACAGTAGGGCGGCGCGCGCTCCTGCGTACCGCCGTCTTCCTCGGGGTCGCGGCCGCCGCCGGACTGGTCTCCTCGGGCGGCGAAGGCGGTACGCCAGGTACCCCCGGCCTGCCGCGGCCGGGAGGGGCGGCCGGTGCGGGCGGTGCGCCGGGTGGCGCCGCCGGGCCGGGGCCGAACCCCGCGGCGGGAGCGCCCGGGGCCGCCTTCCCCCAGGGGCTGCCCGAGAAGGCCTACCGGCTGCGCCCCATGACCTCCGACACCCCCGCCCGGCCGGGCGCCGTCAAGCCGGCCGTCCGGACCCGGCCCATTCTGGAGCTCCCGGCCGACGCGACCACGGCGAGCGCCATGGTCCTCACCTTCGACGACGGCCCCGACCCCCGCTACACCCCGGGCATCCTCGACACCCTCGCCCGGTACGGCGTACGCGCGATGTTCTTCGTCTGCGGGGAGATGGCCGCGGAGAACCCGAACCTGCTGCGCCGGATGGTCGCCGAAGGGCACGTCATCGGCAACCACACCTGGACCCACCCGCTCATCCCCAAGCTCAGCCGGCCCGCCCTCGCCTCCGAGATCGGCCGCACGAGCGAGGTCGTCCAGCAGACCGTCGGCGAGGCGCCGGTGTGGTTCCGGGCGCCGTACGGGGCCTGGAACCGGGCCGCCTTCGAGATCGGGGCCGAGCTGGGCATGGAGCCGCTCGCCTGGACCGTGGACACCCTGGACTGGAAGGAACCCGGGACCGGCACGATCATCTCCCGGGTCCTCGGCGGCGCGGGACCCGGCGTGATCGTCCTGTCGCACGACGCGGGCGGCAACCGCTCGCAGAGTGTCCAGGCGATCTCCTCGTACCTGCCCCAACTGCTGGCGCGGGGCTACCGGATGACCCTTCCGGTGTTGCCGCCCCGCTGA
- a CDS encoding SAM-dependent methyltransferase → MERPAWAPPGIDISVPSVSRIYDYYLGGSHNFEVDRQAARRAMEFMPGLPKVMQANRAFMRRAVRHAVAEGVTQFLDIGSGIPTFGNVHEVARAASPEARVVYVDHDPVAVAHSRAVLDGDDRTDIVAADLRKPKEILAAPEVGRLLDLERPVALLLVAVLHFLEDSDDPYAAVAGLRDALAPGSLLILTHASYEGIPLTEEVAGGVVDVYRDIRNPLVMRTGEQIGDFFDGFELLEPGLVSMPDWRPDGPGSEAEGETPEDPYAFSGFGGVGRKA, encoded by the coding sequence ATGGAGCGCCCCGCCTGGGCCCCGCCAGGCATCGACATATCGGTGCCGAGCGTGTCCCGCATCTACGATTACTACCTGGGCGGGTCCCACAATTTCGAGGTCGACCGCCAGGCGGCCCGCCGCGCCATGGAATTCATGCCGGGACTGCCCAAGGTCATGCAGGCCAACCGGGCATTCATGCGCCGCGCCGTCCGGCACGCCGTCGCCGAGGGCGTCACGCAGTTCCTCGACATCGGCTCCGGCATCCCCACCTTCGGCAACGTCCACGAGGTCGCCCGGGCCGCCAGCCCCGAGGCGCGCGTGGTCTACGTCGACCACGACCCGGTGGCCGTCGCGCACAGCCGGGCCGTCCTCGACGGGGACGACCGCACCGACATCGTCGCCGCCGACCTGCGCAAGCCGAAGGAGATCCTGGCCGCCCCCGAGGTCGGCCGGCTGCTCGACCTCGAACGCCCGGTCGCCCTGCTGCTCGTCGCCGTCCTGCACTTCCTGGAGGACTCGGACGACCCGTACGCCGCCGTCGCCGGACTGCGCGACGCCCTGGCCCCCGGCAGCCTGCTGATCCTCACGCACGCCTCGTACGAGGGGATCCCGCTCACGGAGGAGGTCGCGGGCGGCGTCGTCGACGTCTACCGGGACATCCGCAACCCGCTCGTCATGCGCACCGGGGAGCAGATCGGCGACTTCTTCGACGGCTTCGAGCTGCTGGAGCCCGGACTGGTCTCCATGCCCGACTGGCGGCCGGACGGACCCGGCAGCGAGGCGGAGGGCGAGACGCCGGAGGACCCGTACGCCTTTTCCGGCTTCGGCGGAGTGGGACGCAAGGCGTGA
- a CDS encoding Fpg/Nei family DNA glycosylase, with product MPELPEVEALREYLDEHLTGRVVERVLPLAVSVLKTYDPPLSALEGQPAGATARYGKFLAVRIGGLHLVTHLARAGWLRWQDALPAQPPRPGKGPLALRVVLEGGGGFDLTEAGTQKRLAVYVVHDPQEVPGIARLGPDPLAEDFDRDAFAALLDGERRRIKGVLRDQSVIAGIGNAYSDEILHAAKVSPFKLASSFDDDQVTHLHEAVRATLGEAVARAHGVAAGALKAEKKSGLRVHGRDGEPCPVCGDTVRSVSFADSSLQYCPTCQTGGKPLADRRLSRLLK from the coding sequence ATGCCGGAGCTGCCCGAGGTCGAGGCCCTGCGGGAGTACCTCGACGAGCACCTCACCGGGCGGGTGGTCGAGCGCGTCCTCCCGCTCGCCGTCAGCGTGCTCAAGACGTACGACCCGCCGCTGTCCGCCCTCGAAGGGCAGCCGGCCGGCGCCACCGCCCGGTACGGCAAGTTCCTGGCCGTGCGGATCGGCGGGCTCCACCTCGTCACCCACCTGGCCCGGGCCGGCTGGCTGCGCTGGCAGGACGCCCTGCCCGCGCAGCCGCCGCGCCCCGGCAAGGGGCCGCTCGCGCTGCGCGTCGTACTGGAGGGCGGCGGCGGCTTCGACCTCACCGAGGCCGGGACCCAGAAGCGCCTCGCCGTCTACGTGGTCCACGACCCCCAGGAGGTCCCCGGCATCGCCCGCCTCGGCCCCGACCCGCTGGCCGAGGACTTCGACCGGGACGCCTTCGCCGCACTTCTCGACGGGGAACGGCGCCGGATCAAGGGCGTGCTGCGCGACCAGAGCGTCATCGCGGGCATCGGCAACGCGTACAGCGACGAGATCCTGCACGCGGCGAAGGTCTCTCCCTTCAAGCTGGCCTCCTCGTTCGACGACGACCAGGTGACCCATCTCCACGAGGCCGTGCGCGCCACCCTGGGCGAGGCCGTGGCCCGGGCGCACGGCGTGGCCGCCGGTGCGCTCAAGGCCGAGAAGAAGAGCGGGCTGCGCGTGCACGGCCGGGACGGGGAGCCGTGCCCGGTGTGCGGGGACACCGTGCGCTCGGTCTCCTTCGCCGACTCCTCGCTCCAGTACTGCCCGACCTGCCAGACGGGCGGCAAGCCGCTGGCCGACCGGCGGCTGTCGCGTCTCCTCAAATAG
- a CDS encoding VOC family protein, translating to MATRLVQINMKAQDDSVLGRFWAEALGWGVDSEGPGVTNLEPVGFAYPDPVAVCIDIVARPEAKTVKNRVHLDLATTSTAHQAELVARLKDLGATLADVGQGDVPWTVMADPEGNEFCVLEPRPIYQDTGPIAAVVVDCTDPRGMARFWGQAMDWTLHEVTDDHATMRSAKGVGPYLEFLRTPDAKSVWNRVHLDVCPYPGDDLEAEEARLRALGATDPGIDQSAISWTVLADPEGNEFCLLTPR from the coding sequence ATGGCAACAAGACTCGTGCAGATCAATATGAAGGCTCAGGACGACTCCGTGCTCGGCCGGTTCTGGGCGGAGGCACTTGGTTGGGGTGTCGACAGCGAGGGACCCGGCGTGACCAACCTCGAACCCGTGGGTTTCGCCTACCCCGACCCCGTGGCCGTCTGCATCGACATCGTCGCCCGCCCGGAAGCCAAAACGGTGAAGAACCGGGTGCACCTTGATCTGGCCACCACCTCGACCGCCCATCAGGCGGAGTTGGTCGCGCGCTTGAAGGATCTCGGCGCGACGCTCGCCGACGTGGGTCAGGGCGACGTCCCCTGGACGGTCATGGCCGACCCGGAGGGCAACGAGTTCTGCGTCCTGGAGCCCCGCCCGATCTACCAGGACACCGGGCCGATCGCCGCGGTGGTGGTCGACTGCACCGACCCACGAGGGATGGCCCGGTTCTGGGGCCAGGCGATGGACTGGACGCTGCACGAGGTCACCGACGACCACGCGACCATGCGATCCGCCAAAGGCGTCGGCCCCTACCTGGAGTTCCTCCGCACCCCCGACGCCAAGAGTGTGTGGAACCGCGTCCACCTCGACGTCTGCCCCTACCCCGGTGACGACCTGGAAGCAGAGGAAGCCCGACTGCGCGCCCTGGGCGCCACCGACCCTGGTATCGACCAGTCCGCAATCTCCTGGACGGTTCTGGCCGACCCGGAAGGCAACGAGTTCTGTCTCCTCACTCCTCGCTGA
- the lysX gene encoding bifunctional lysylphosphatidylglycerol synthetase/lysine--tRNA ligase LysX, with amino-acid sequence MSATVEETRGSRNRFLNRVPDGFGAFFGTLGLLCALLSLSPTLRRLLRHVVRFLDLIVVPVSANLAYAVFLFLLAAALGTRKKVAWWIVITYLALLILDDVLDMAVGDYWIGVPSMAVAVAAMAVLIAARDEFYAASRPGALWHALFVLGLGLLAAVLVGWGLVALFPGTLPKGQWLDWAAKEVFGGLFSARQFDGRPPRPLSFLLGLFGALALLNAAATLFRSQRLTAALHGDEEPRIRALLGAYGRGDSLGYFATRRDKAVVFAPNGKAAVTYRVEAGVCLASGDPVGDPAAWTPAVDAWLAVARRYGWQPAVMGASEDGATAYARSGLSALQLGDEAILQVAHFDLDGRDMRVTRQAVNRVKRAGATTLIRRHSALSEDEMQTIVDRADHWRDTETERGFSMALDRLGDPADGDCLLVEAFDGQGELIALLSFVPWGKDGISLDLMRRDRAAPNGVMEFMVAQLCAAAPGLGVRRISLNFAVFRSAFEEGGRIGAGPVLKLWRKLLLFFSRWWQLEALYRSNVKYGPEWYPRFLCYQDAGSLARVSLASGIAEGFVSVPSLRTLWGNAHPKGLTNPATTEGLPSIESLGLDAVGEEGEGLAAAERLPEQVRVRHAKLERIRAAGTDPYPVGIRPRTHTVAQLKAAHPGLPPGARSGEQATLAGRVMVVRDLGGVVFAVLRDWSGDIQLMLTRDESGTEVLDSFTSQVDFGDHVLVSGEAGASKAGETSLVVRSWQLTGKCLRPLPDKRKGLADPEARVRRRYLDLVASPEARDVVRARSSAVQALRQGLLERGYLEVETPMLQQIHGGANARPFRTHINAYDLDLYLRIAPELYLKRLCVGGMEKVFEMGRTFRNEGVSYKHNPEFTMLEAYQAFADYDVMLDLTRELIQGAATAAFGSPIAHKAGADGKLVVHDISGPWPVKTMYGAISEALGEEVDADTGEHALRRLCDRAAVPHAPEDTRGDVVLEMYERLVEEKTELPTFYKDFPTDVSPLTRQHRKDPRLAERWDLVAFGTELGTAYSELTDPVEQRRRLTAQSLLAAGGDPEAMELDNDFLDALEYAMPPTGGLGIGVDRLVMFLTGLTIRETLPFPLVRRG; translated from the coding sequence ATGAGTGCCACCGTGGAGGAGACGCGCGGGAGCCGGAACCGCTTCCTGAACCGGGTCCCGGACGGGTTCGGCGCGTTCTTCGGCACCCTCGGCCTGCTGTGCGCACTGCTCTCGCTCTCCCCGACGCTGCGGCGGCTCCTGCGGCACGTCGTGCGGTTCCTCGACCTGATCGTCGTCCCGGTCAGCGCGAACCTCGCCTACGCCGTGTTCCTCTTCCTCCTCGCCGCCGCCCTCGGCACCCGCAAGAAGGTCGCCTGGTGGATCGTCATCACCTATTTGGCGCTGCTGATCCTCGACGACGTGCTGGACATGGCCGTCGGCGACTACTGGATCGGCGTCCCCTCCATGGCCGTCGCCGTCGCCGCCATGGCCGTGCTGATCGCCGCCCGCGACGAGTTCTACGCCGCCTCCCGGCCCGGGGCCCTGTGGCACGCCCTGTTCGTGCTGGGCCTCGGCCTGCTCGCCGCCGTCCTCGTGGGCTGGGGCCTCGTCGCCCTCTTCCCCGGCACGCTGCCCAAGGGCCAGTGGCTGGACTGGGCAGCCAAGGAGGTCTTTGGCGGCCTCTTCTCGGCCCGCCAGTTCGACGGCCGCCCGCCCCGCCCGCTGTCCTTCCTGCTCGGCCTCTTCGGCGCCCTCGCCCTGCTGAACGCGGCCGCCACCCTCTTCCGCTCCCAGCGGCTGACCGCCGCCCTGCACGGGGACGAGGAACCCCGCATCCGCGCCCTCCTCGGCGCCTACGGGCGGGGCGACTCGCTCGGCTACTTCGCCACCCGGCGCGACAAGGCCGTGGTCTTCGCCCCCAACGGCAAGGCCGCCGTCACCTACCGCGTCGAAGCCGGCGTCTGCCTCGCCAGCGGGGACCCGGTGGGCGACCCCGCCGCCTGGACCCCGGCCGTCGACGCCTGGCTGGCCGTGGCCCGCCGCTACGGCTGGCAGCCCGCCGTCATGGGCGCCTCCGAGGACGGCGCCACCGCCTACGCCCGATCCGGACTCAGCGCCCTGCAGCTCGGCGACGAGGCCATCCTGCAGGTCGCCCACTTCGACCTCGACGGCCGGGACATGCGCGTCACCCGCCAGGCCGTCAACCGGGTCAAGCGGGCCGGCGCCACCACCCTCATCCGCCGTCACTCGGCCCTCTCCGAGGACGAGATGCAGACCATCGTCGACCGGGCGGACCACTGGCGGGACACCGAGACCGAACGCGGCTTCTCCATGGCCCTGGACCGGCTCGGCGACCCCGCCGACGGGGACTGCCTGCTGGTCGAGGCCTTCGACGGGCAGGGCGAACTGATCGCCCTGCTCTCCTTCGTCCCCTGGGGCAAGGACGGGATCTCCCTCGACCTGATGCGCCGCGACCGCGCCGCCCCGAACGGGGTCATGGAGTTCATGGTCGCCCAGCTGTGCGCCGCGGCCCCCGGCCTGGGCGTCCGGCGGATCTCCCTGAACTTCGCCGTCTTCCGCTCCGCCTTCGAGGAGGGCGGCCGGATCGGCGCCGGACCCGTCCTCAAGCTGTGGCGCAAACTGCTGCTGTTCTTCTCCCGCTGGTGGCAGCTGGAGGCGCTGTACCGCTCGAACGTCAAGTACGGCCCCGAGTGGTACCCGCGGTTCCTCTGCTACCAGGACGCCGGCTCGCTCGCCCGGGTCAGCCTCGCCTCCGGCATCGCCGAAGGCTTCGTCTCCGTACCCAGCCTGCGCACCCTGTGGGGCAACGCCCATCCCAAGGGACTCACCAACCCCGCCACCACCGAAGGGCTGCCCTCCATCGAATCCCTGGGGCTGGACGCCGTGGGAGAGGAGGGCGAGGGCCTCGCCGCGGCCGAGCGGCTGCCCGAGCAGGTCCGCGTCCGCCACGCCAAACTGGAACGGATCCGGGCGGCCGGCACCGACCCCTACCCGGTGGGGATCCGCCCGCGCACCCACACCGTCGCCCAGCTGAAGGCCGCCCACCCGGGCCTCCCGCCAGGCGCCCGGTCCGGCGAACAGGCCACCCTCGCCGGACGCGTGATGGTCGTGCGCGACCTCGGCGGCGTGGTCTTCGCCGTCCTGCGCGACTGGTCCGGGGACATACAGCTGATGCTGACCCGCGACGAATCCGGTACCGAGGTGCTGGACTCCTTCACCTCCCAGGTCGACTTCGGCGACCACGTCCTCGTGAGCGGCGAGGCCGGTGCCAGCAAGGCCGGCGAGACCTCCCTCGTGGTCCGGTCCTGGCAGCTCACCGGCAAGTGCCTGCGCCCCCTGCCCGACAAGCGCAAGGGACTCGCCGACCCCGAGGCCCGGGTCCGGCGCCGCTACCTCGACCTCGTCGCGAGCCCCGAGGCGCGGGACGTCGTACGGGCCCGGTCCAGCGCCGTCCAGGCCCTGCGCCAGGGGCTGCTGGAGCGCGGCTACCTGGAGGTCGAGACGCCGATGCTCCAGCAGATCCACGGCGGCGCCAACGCCCGGCCCTTCCGCACCCACATCAACGCCTACGACCTCGACCTGTACCTGCGCATCGCACCCGAGCTGTACCTCAAGCGGCTGTGCGTCGGCGGCATGGAGAAGGTCTTCGAAATGGGCCGCACCTTCCGCAACGAAGGCGTCTCCTACAAGCACAACCCCGAATTCACCATGCTGGAGGCCTACCAGGCCTTCGCCGACTACGACGTGATGCTCGACCTCACGCGCGAACTGATCCAGGGCGCCGCCACCGCCGCCTTCGGCTCCCCGATCGCCCACAAGGCGGGTGCGGACGGGAAGCTCGTCGTCCACGACATCTCCGGACCCTGGCCGGTCAAGACCATGTACGGGGCCATCAGCGAGGCCCTCGGCGAGGAGGTCGACGCCGACACCGGGGAACACGCACTGCGCAGGCTGTGCGACCGGGCCGCCGTGCCGCACGCCCCCGAGGACACCCGCGGCGACGTGGTCCTGGAGATGTACGAACGGCTGGTGGAGGAGAAGACCGAACTGCCCACCTTCTACAAGGACTTCCCCACCGACGTCTCCCCGCTCACCCGCCAGCACCGCAAGGACCCGCGGCTCGCCGAGCGCTGGGACCTGGTCGCCTTCGGCACCGAACTGGGCACCGCGTACTCGGAGCTGACCGACCCCGTCGAGCAGCGGCGCCGGCTCACCGCCCAGTCCCTGCTCGCGGCGGGCGGCGACCCGGAGGCCATGGAGCTCGACAACGACTTCCTGGACGCGCTGGAGTACGCGATGCCGCCGACGGGCGGCCTGGGCATCGGGGTGGACCGCCTGGTCATGTTCCTCACGGGCCTGACGATCCGCGAGACCCTCCCGTTCCCCCTGGTGCGGCGCGGCTGA